A region of the Desulfomicrobium macestii genome:
CCTTGCTTCAATAGATAGGCCGTCACCATCCTGGCCACCCTGCTACACCAGCAACCCCTTGACACCAGCAACCCCTTGACACCTGCCTTACCCTCTATTACAAAACCTCCTAACGAACGTAAGCGGGATTTGTAATCAGGAGTAAAGGACATGGCTGAAGGGAAGTTCATCTCATATCTGCGGGTATCCACCGCTAAGCAGGGGCTGTCAGGACTTGGCCTTGAGGCGCAGAGGAAGGCTGTCACCGACTACCTGAACGGCGGGAACTGGACCCTGTTGACTGAATACGTGGAGGTTGAGAGCGGGAAGAAGAACGACAGACCAGAACTGACCAAGGCCCTAGCCCATTGCCACCTCACAGGGGCCACGCTTGTCATTGCCAAGCTGGACCGCCTGTCACGCAATGCCCGTTTCTTGTTAGGCCTTCAGGAAGCTGGGGTTCACTTCATCGCCACCGACATGCCGACAGCAAACGAGCTTACAGTGGGCATCATGGCCCTTGTGGCACAGGAGGAACGGAAGGCCATCTCTGCCAGGACCAAGGCCGCTCTTGCTGCCGCCAAGGAGCGAGGGGTAAAGCTCGGATGCCCCAAGGGAGCCGCTCACCTCCGGCAGTACGGGAACGAGCTTGGTGTAGAAGCAGTGAAGCGTAATGCCGATGAGCGAGCCGGGAAGTTGGTTGATGTGGTCAGAGAGATTCAGGAAGCCCAAGGCATCACCAGCTTGAAAGGTATAGCTGATAAACTGAACAAGATGGGAGTGACCACGCCCAGGGGCGGGGCTTGGCATGCGTCTAGTGTGAAGAACCTACTGGCAAGGCTTGAATCGAGGTAGGCGGATGGCCTGTCCTTGTTTATGTTTCACAAATTATGTTTCACAAACAAACAGTAATCATCTGTTTTATTTTTTTCCGCTTGAGCCCCAAGGACCATCCAACGACCTAGACTGAACCAAGGGCCTCCCTCCTGGCCAAGTCAGGTTACTGGCCTAACAGGATCACCGGGCGGTTATCGTTTCACAGACCACAATAGGGGCATCGGACAAACGCCCCGGCCTTTCCTTCACCGCAGAACAAACAGACAGCCCGTGTCATGATGGCTTGCCCTCCTTGGTCTCTCCTTCTTCTCTCTCTCACATACCACGGGAGGGAGCAACGGGAAGAGAGGGC
Encoded here:
- a CDS encoding recombinase family protein; this encodes MAEGKFISYLRVSTAKQGLSGLGLEAQRKAVTDYLNGGNWTLLTEYVEVESGKKNDRPELTKALAHCHLTGATLVIAKLDRLSRNARFLLGLQEAGVHFIATDMPTANELTVGIMALVAQEERKAISARTKAALAAAKERGVKLGCPKGAAHLRQYGNELGVEAVKRNADERAGKLVDVVREIQEAQGITSLKGIADKLNKMGVTTPRGGAWHASSVKNLLARLESR